The following coding sequences are from one Verrucomicrobiia bacterium window:
- a CDS encoding glycosyltransferase family 39 protein encodes MEEHEEKLRARLRWALAGLAAAVYWQVSLHSFINYDDPLFVGRNPHVYTGLTLANLRWAFTTLSGGATSYQPLVWLSHQLDCQLFGLKAGPQHLTNLWFHVANTLLLFTLLDNLTGKQWRSAMVAVLFAVHPLHVQTVAWISERKSLVCTSFWLLTTLCYVRYARQGGVCNYLLSLLLFAGALLCKPIAVSLPVTLLLLDFWPLRRLRLGESAGWRPAPLDARDQVAKLDEIAPSVWRLLLEKAPFFLLSAIMCWVTVLAQADLGAIQTLADVPLAVRLSNSVVVPILYLWKAAWPDGLAPIYPLHHDWAWWQVAGAGMASAQGRYRRLWRYWRIFLE; translated from the coding sequence ATGGAAGAGCATGAAGAAAAGTTAAGAGCAAGGCTCCGCTGGGCCTTGGCGGGGCTCGCGGCCGCCGTTTATTGGCAGGTGTCGCTCCACAGCTTCATTAACTACGATGATCCTCTTTTTGTTGGCCGCAATCCCCACGTTTATACCGGCCTTACGCTGGCTAATCTCAGGTGGGCCTTTACGACGCTGAGCGGCGGTGCGACCTCTTATCAGCCTTTGGTTTGGCTGAGCCACCAGTTGGATTGCCAACTGTTTGGTCTGAAGGCTGGGCCTCAGCATCTGACAAATCTTTGGTTCCATGTGGCCAACACACTCCTGCTTTTTACGCTGCTGGACAATCTCACAGGCAAGCAGTGGCGCAGCGCGATGGTGGCTGTTCTATTTGCCGTGCATCCGCTACATGTTCAAACCGTCGCTTGGATTTCCGAGCGGAAGAGCCTGGTTTGCACTTCGTTCTGGCTGCTCACGACGCTTTGTTATGTGCGGTATGCCCGTCAAGGAGGCGTTTGCAACTACTTGCTCTCCCTGCTGCTGTTTGCTGGCGCCCTTTTGTGCAAGCCCATCGCCGTGAGCCTGCCAGTCACCCTCTTACTGCTGGATTTTTGGCCACTCCGACGCTTACGCCTGGGAGAATCGGCCGGGTGGCGGCCCGCGCCGCTCGATGCCCGGGATCAAGTGGCCAAACTGGATGAGATCGCGCCCTCGGTTTGGCGGCTCCTGCTCGAAAAGGCGCCATTCTTCCTGCTCTCGGCGATAATGTGCTGGGTGACGGTGCTGGCGCAAGCCGACTTGGGAGCCATCCAGACGCTCGCAGACGTCCCTTTGGCCGTCCGCCTAAGCAACTCCGTCGTCGTGCCCATCCTGTATTTGTGGAAGGCGGCTTGGCCGGATGGCTTGGCTCCGATTTACCCGCTGCATCACGACTGGGCGTGGTGGCAGGTAGCTGGGGCCGGCATGGCGTCAGCCCAGGGGAGATACAGGAGGCTATGGCGTTATTGGCGGATATTTCTCGAATAG